From the Sediminispirochaeta bajacaliforniensis DSM 16054 genome, the window TTAAAGGCCGTCGAACAGGATTATATACAGTCGGTTCTCGAGCGGGTCAATTATAACATGAGTAAAGCAGCAGCCATCCTTGGCATAAACCGAAGTACGCTGAGGCGGAGACTCAATGAGGACAGCGAGAGGGAATAATGGCTACGCGTAAAGATGACAAAGGGGGCCTTTTTAGGCCCCCTTTGTTATACCTGTCTATCGACGTATCGTCGATTTTTTAGGACTGACTATCAAGAGCAGCCTGTGCATTTTCTTTGGTGATGATGTCGACACCACTATCGATGCGCTTTTCAATCGTTTCGCCCTTTGCTGCCTTTATGGCATTCTCTACTCCGAGGTATCCCATCATTTCAGGCTTCTGAGCGACAGTCCCGAAAAGGCCACCTTCAAGGATTGATTTCAGAGCGTCCTTGTTGCCGTCCACACCCATAACCAGAGCCTTTGCGCCTGCCTGCTGAAGTGCACGAAGAGCACCAAGGGCCATCTCATCGTTTGAGCAAAAGACGATGTCAACATTCTTGTTGACCTGCAAGATATTCTGCATAACGGTATAAGCTTTTTCTCGGTCGCTGTATCCGGGCTGACGAGCAACTACTTCGATTCCGGCAGCCTTGAAAGCATCACCGGCACCATCGGCTCGCTCGGTTGTCGTGGGATTACCGGGAGCGCCTTCGATAAGGACTGCAGCACCACTTGTTTTTCCCAAAGCTTTTATAAGAGCCTCACCACCGGACTTTCCTGCAGTGTAGTTTTCGGTACCGATAAAGGTATCATACTCGGCAAGATCACCCATGGGGGTATCAACCAGGATAACGGGGATTCCCATATCCTTGGCAGAGCGAAGAACATTGACAGCCGTCGGAGGCTGAGAGGGAGAGAAAACCAGAGCTGCGGGTTTTGCAGTCAGGGCATCTTGGACCATGTTGATCTGCTGCTCAACAGCATCTTCGGTCGGCGGGCCAAGCTTAATCAGTTCGACATCGTACTTTGCAGCAGCTTCATCAGCTCCCTTAACAACACGTTTCCAATATTCACTGCTCAAGGTTTTCAGAACCACAGCAATTTCCATCTTGCCGCCGTCTTTACTATCAGCCGATTCCTGACCGCCCTGGGCGAAGATATTCAACGAAGTCAGCGCGAATGCCAGAGTCAAGAGACTCACACATACCTTTTTCATTTCATCCCTCCTGTACTATTTGGAAAACTATGATAAGCCGAGCTCTGCGGCTTTTTGCGGATACGAATGCTACCGCGACATCCTCGATTCCTTGAACGCCCGGGCTTCCTCTTGCATACATCACAAGAGATTGCTTTTCCATGCCCTGCGTTTGGGAGCAATCACATCTCCCAGCTTTCGCTATTTCTGTTCCCTTCTGCCTCCTTCATCTGATTATCATGTATGTAATCATCATGCACGCTTTGCAGCTGCCTGCCGCAAAACATCGAGGTAAACAGCCAAGATAATGACAACACCAATGGCAACCGTCTGGTATGCCGAATCGACATTGAGCAAATTCAAACCATTGCGCAGAACAGCAATGATCATAACCCCGATAATCGTATTCAGAATCTTTCCAACACCACCGGCGAAACTGGCACCGCCGATAATAACGGCCGCAATGGCGTCGGTCTCGTAATCGGTACCGGCAAGGGGATAGGCAGCATTCACACGCCCTACAAGAAGGATACCGGCAAGTGCCGACATAAAACCGCTGAGGGTATAGACAATGCACAGTACCTTGTCGACATTGATGCCACTTAAGCGGCTGGCTTCAACATTTCCACCGACCGCGTAGATATGACGCCCTACAGCCGTATATGTCATGAAAATGTACATAACCGCATACACAATAACAACCAAAAGGGCACTTGAGGGAATCGGCCCGACGGATCTGCTTCCCAGATACTGAATGGAAAGAGCAAATCCACTGATCGGCGCGGCCGCCGTAACGGCCAAGGCAAGGCCTCGGGCGATCATCTTGGTACCCATGGTTGAAATAAAGGGATGAGGAAGCTTCAACTTTGTAAGAAGAAGACCATTTACCAAGCCGAATAAACTTCCAACTGCAAGACAAAGTAGCATAGCCACAATGGGGTTAATCCCCAGATTGACGGCAAATATTCCCATCATCATGATGGAAAGGGCAAGGATCGATCCTATCGAAAGATCAATACCGGCTGTCAGAATAGCCAGGAATTCACCAACGGAAATAACGGCACTGACTGTTGCCTGCGACATGACATTTTTCAAGTTGGCAAGAGTCAGAAATCTTGGAGAAAGAACCGAAATGATCACACAAAGGACGATCAGACTCAGAATAATGCCCAGACTTCCCCTTCGCTTCTTCTTTTTCGGCTGATTTCCGTTTGCTCCGCCTTCGGATTGCGTCACTGTCTGCTTCTCCTTGGACGCACCTTCGTTTGTTGTGTTCGTACTCATTATTTCCTCCCTAACGCTACAGTACGGCCGGACACCAAAGAAGTTTGTGCCGCCTCGGCAATCTCCATCGCCGCTACCCCATCATCCACACCAACGGCCGGAGGATTATGTGCAAGAACATCCTCCACAAAATGCTCCATCTCGGAGAGGTATGCCTGCGCAAAGCGCTCAAGAAAACCGGGCACGGTTTTCATGGAAACACCCTTTGCATCCATCATTACCACTGGTTCATCTTGCATTTTACCGATAAAGGCCGCGCCCTCGGTACAGACCACTTCCGTTCGCACATCGTAACCATATCGCGAATTGCGACTACCCTCGACAGACGCCAGGGTCCCGTTCGAAAAGCTAAGATCGATATTCACGTGATCGATATCACCTATGGACCGTAACGCTTCATAACGAACGACA encodes:
- a CDS encoding sugar ABC transporter substrate-binding protein, yielding MKKVCVSLLTLAFALTSLNIFAQGGQESADSKDGGKMEIAVVLKTLSSEYWKRVVKGADEAAAKYDVELIKLGPPTEDAVEQQINMVQDALTAKPAALVFSPSQPPTAVNVLRSAKDMGIPVILVDTPMGDLAEYDTFIGTENYTAGKSGGEALIKALGKTSGAAVLIEGAPGNPTTTERADGAGDAFKAAGIEVVARQPGYSDREKAYTVMQNILQVNKNVDIVFCSNDEMALGALRALQQAGAKALVMGVDGNKDALKSILEGGLFGTVAQKPEMMGYLGVENAIKAAKGETIEKRIDSGVDIITKENAQAALDSQS
- a CDS encoding ABC transporter permease, coding for MSTNTTNEGASKEKQTVTQSEGGANGNQPKKKKRRGSLGIILSLIVLCVIISVLSPRFLTLANLKNVMSQATVSAVISVGEFLAILTAGIDLSIGSILALSIMMMGIFAVNLGINPIVAMLLCLAVGSLFGLVNGLLLTKLKLPHPFISTMGTKMIARGLALAVTAAAPISGFALSIQYLGSRSVGPIPSSALLVVIVYAVMYIFMTYTAVGRHIYAVGGNVEASRLSGINVDKVLCIVYTLSGFMSALAGILLVGRVNAAYPLAGTDYETDAIAAVIIGGASFAGGVGKILNTIIGVMIIAVLRNGLNLLNVDSAYQTVAIGVVIILAVYLDVLRQAAAKRA